One Thermoanaerobaculales bacterium DNA window includes the following coding sequences:
- a CDS encoding PTS sugar transporter subunit IIA — MSLRELADRDRVLLDVGARDAVGALGAAADAAARRLGIEARGAVSALMERERLGSTAVGNGFAIPHCKIDGLPGVDLSLVRLADQVDFAAPDDSPVRFLFVVLSPAGQPAAHLKVLSQIARILKRPQLRQELLAAVDADHVIAALLRAADAEGLS, encoded by the coding sequence ATGAGCCTCCGCGAGCTCGCGGACCGCGATCGCGTGCTGCTCGACGTCGGGGCCCGGGACGCGGTGGGCGCGCTGGGGGCCGCCGCCGACGCCGCCGCCCGCAGGCTCGGGATCGAGGCCCGGGGCGCCGTCTCGGCGCTCATGGAGCGCGAGCGCCTCGGCTCGACCGCGGTCGGGAACGGGTTCGCGATCCCGCACTGCAAGATCGACGGGCTGCCGGGCGTCGACCTGTCGCTGGTGCGCCTCGCCGACCAGGTCGACTTCGCAGCACCGGACGACAGCCCGGTGCGTTTCCTGTTCGTCGTCTTGTCGCCCGCCGGCCAGCCGGCGGCCCACCTCAAGGTGCTGTCCCAGATCGCTCGCATCCTGAAACGGCCGCAGCTGCGCCAGGAGCTGCTGGCGGCGGTGGACGCCGACCACGTGATTGCCGCGCTGCTCAGGGCGGCGGACGCGGAGGGACTGTCGTGA
- a CDS encoding PTS sugar transporter subunit IIA, with amino-acid sequence MIPVLVLTHGDLAVAILNAAQTIDPHLADRTEAMALPWDVDSDSASGTLKQRLRDLDTGEGVLILTDMFGGTATNVALPFLDPNRVEIVTGVNLPMLVKLGSLRGQDLPLGEIAQRLTAAAQKSIRVASEFLRSKTMRAS; translated from the coding sequence ATGATCCCGGTGCTGGTGCTGACCCACGGTGATCTCGCGGTGGCCATCCTCAACGCCGCACAGACCATCGACCCGCACCTCGCCGATCGGACCGAGGCGATGGCCCTGCCGTGGGACGTGGACTCGGACTCGGCGAGCGGAACGCTGAAGCAGCGGCTCCGCGACCTCGACACCGGTGAGGGCGTGCTGATCCTGACCGACATGTTCGGCGGCACCGCCACCAACGTGGCGCTGCCCTTTCTGGATCCGAACCGGGTCGAGATCGTGACCGGAGTGAATCTCCCGATGCTCGTGAAGCTGGGCTCCCTGCGCGGCCAGGACCTGCCGCTCGGCGAGATCGCGCAGCGCCTGACCGCCGCCGCCCAGAAGAGCATCCGCGTGGCCAGCGAGTTTCTCCGATCGAAGACGATGCGCGCGAGCTAA
- the hprK gene encoding HPr(Ser) kinase/phosphatase, with the protein MNPGGRSISVRTLLDSERLKAVRLEVAAGGAGIGRRSITNPRIQKPGLALAGHLPYVKPGRVQILGESEFAYLATMEPAVATSRLMDLIDLEVPCIASAKGLRPDDAVLRRCDEREVPFLVSPARTAELIEGLSAYLEDELAPRIQLHGVLVDVFSLGTLILGDAGIGKSECALELVYRGHRLVADDLVVIRRTHAQGLLGSPHELLENYLELRGVGIIDLRNHFGMTATSPSIPVSLVIRLVKLGPDSKKLEQKWREQMMESPHSWATTESILGIEVPLYTMVVAPGRDLAIMVETAVRKCMLAQRGIQDEREFLDAINQIAARRIGGPDEGDDG; encoded by the coding sequence GTGAACCCGGGGGGACGCTCGATCTCGGTGCGGACGCTGCTCGACAGCGAGCGGCTGAAGGCGGTGCGTCTCGAGGTGGCGGCCGGCGGGGCCGGCATCGGGCGGCGGTCGATCACCAACCCCAGGATCCAGAAGCCGGGGCTCGCGCTGGCCGGCCATCTGCCGTACGTCAAGCCGGGCCGGGTCCAGATCCTCGGCGAGTCGGAGTTCGCCTACCTGGCGACGATGGAGCCCGCTGTGGCGACCTCGCGCCTGATGGACCTGATCGATCTCGAGGTGCCGTGCATCGCGTCGGCAAAGGGCCTGCGCCCCGACGACGCGGTGCTGCGGCGCTGCGACGAGCGGGAGGTGCCGTTCCTGGTGTCACCGGCCAGGACCGCGGAGCTCATCGAGGGCCTGTCCGCCTACCTCGAGGACGAGCTGGCGCCGCGCATCCAGCTCCACGGCGTGCTGGTCGACGTCTTCTCGCTGGGCACGCTGATCCTCGGCGATGCGGGGATCGGCAAGAGCGAGTGTGCGCTGGAGCTCGTGTATCGCGGCCATCGCCTGGTCGCCGACGACCTGGTGGTGATTCGGCGGACCCACGCGCAGGGCCTGCTGGGGTCGCCGCACGAGCTGCTGGAGAACTACCTGGAGCTGCGCGGGGTCGGGATCATCGACCTGCGCAACCACTTCGGGATGACCGCCACCTCACCGTCGATCCCGGTCTCGCTGGTGATCCGACTGGTCAAGCTCGGCCCGGACTCCAAGAAGCTCGAGCAGAAGTGGCGCGAGCAGATGATGGAGAGCCCGCACTCCTGGGCGACCACCGAGAGCATCCTCGGCATCGAGGTCCCGCTCTACACGATGGTGGTGGCCCCGGGGCGCGACCTCGCGATCATGGTCGAGACCGCGGTCCGCAAGTGCATGCTCGCCCAGCGGGGGATCCAGGACGAGCGCGAGTTCCTCGACGCGATCAACCAGATCGCCGCCCGGCGGATCGGCGGCCCGGACGAGGGCGACGATGGCTGA
- the rapZ gene encoding RNase adapter RapZ has translation MAEQTYRGPFVITGLSGSGKTVLSRSLEDLGYVCVDNIPLEMVPELFSTSKAELEKLVVVVDVRTRGLTEKFAEIFSELSRMCSALRIVFVEATPIVLMRRFSIARRPHPLRDRSLEQAIADERASLMPVRELADLIIDTTHLTPHDLKRQILSLAGSTESAQRMLVAVESFSYLQGVPVTASVVLDVRFLPNPYFQDSLRSLPGDDGAVVEWFARFPEVEEAISRLLDLLLYLLPRYAHELKAEVTIAVGCTGGRHRSVFVAERIGAAIREAGYEVAIHHRDRDRWR, from the coding sequence ATGGCTGAGCAGACGTACCGCGGCCCGTTCGTCATCACCGGCCTGTCAGGCTCCGGGAAGACGGTCCTCAGCCGCAGCCTCGAGGACCTCGGCTACGTCTGCGTCGACAACATCCCGCTCGAGATGGTGCCCGAGCTGTTCTCGACTTCGAAGGCCGAGCTCGAGAAGCTGGTCGTGGTCGTCGACGTGCGCACCAGAGGGCTGACCGAGAAGTTCGCCGAGATCTTCAGCGAGCTGTCGAGGATGTGCAGCGCGCTGCGGATCGTGTTCGTCGAGGCGACCCCGATCGTGCTGATGCGGAGGTTCTCGATCGCTCGCCGGCCCCATCCGCTGCGCGACCGCAGCCTCGAGCAGGCGATCGCGGACGAGCGCGCTTCCCTGATGCCGGTGCGCGAGCTCGCCGACCTGATCATCGACACCACCCACCTCACGCCCCACGACCTCAAGCGGCAGATCCTCTCGCTCGCCGGGTCCACCGAGAGCGCCCAGAGGATGCTGGTCGCCGTCGAGAGCTTCTCCTACCTCCAGGGCGTCCCGGTCACCGCCAGCGTCGTGCTCGACGTCCGCTTCCTGCCCAACCCCTACTTCCAGGACAGCCTGCGCTCGCTGCCCGGGGACGATGGGGCGGTCGTGGAGTGGTTCGCCCGGTTCCCGGAGGTCGAGGAGGCGATCTCCCGGCTGCTGGACCTGCTACTCTACCTGCTGCCTCGCTACGCCCACGAGCTGAAGGCCGAGGTCACGATCGCGGTCGGGTGCACCGGCGGCCGGCACCGGTCGGTGTTCGTGGCGGAGCGGATCGGCGCGGCGATCCGCGAGGCGGGCTACGAGGTGGCCATCCACCACCGCGACAGGGACCGCTGGAGGTAG
- the lptB gene encoding LPS export ABC transporter ATP-binding protein, with translation MDLVADGLRKSYRGRRVVDGVSLSISPGEIVGLLGPNGAGKTTCFYMMVGLVEPDGGRVMLGERDITDWPMFRRARAGVAYLAQEPSAFRRLDVQDNIWMVLEALGTDASEAQRRIDNLLEDFGLSALRHQRAETLSGGERRRLEVARSLAIEPTFILLDEPFAGIDPLAVIDLQRIIGHLKSLGIGILITDHNVRETLKITDRAYIIKDGKIFATGDPVGLSDNEDVRRIYLGEEFRL, from the coding sequence CTGGACCTCGTCGCAGACGGGTTGCGCAAGTCCTACCGGGGCCGCAGGGTCGTGGACGGCGTCTCGCTGAGCATCTCTCCGGGCGAGATCGTCGGCCTGCTCGGGCCGAACGGGGCCGGCAAGACGACCTGCTTTTACATGATGGTCGGCCTGGTCGAGCCGGACGGGGGCAGGGTGATGCTCGGCGAGCGCGACATCACCGACTGGCCGATGTTCCGCCGCGCCCGAGCCGGGGTCGCCTACCTCGCGCAGGAACCGAGCGCCTTCCGGCGACTCGATGTGCAGGACAACATCTGGATGGTGCTGGAGGCGCTCGGCACCGACGCGAGCGAGGCGCAGCGACGGATCGACAATTTGCTCGAGGACTTCGGGCTGAGCGCCCTGCGCCACCAGCGGGCCGAAACCCTCTCCGGGGGAGAGCGGCGCCGGCTCGAGGTCGCGAGGTCGCTCGCGATCGAACCGACCTTCATCCTGCTCGACGAGCCCTTCGCCGGCATCGACCCGCTCGCGGTGATCGACCTGCAGCGCATCATCGGGCATCTCAAGTCATTGGGAATAGGGATTTTGATCACGGACCACAACGTCCGCGAGACGTTGAAGATCACCGATCGCGCCTATATAATCAAGGACGGCAAGATTTTTGCTACGGGGGATCCAGTTGGGCTGTCCGACAACGAGGACGTGCGGCGGATCTACCTGGGAGAAGAGTTCCGCCTGTGA
- the raiA gene encoding ribosome-associated translation inhibitor RaiA, producing MKIEYIARKVDLGDDARQLAEKKLAKIKKYFNDILDIRLEVEQERHLFVADLLVRGKDFDVKSTSQNKDLTTAIQDAIDKLEIQARRAKTRLKDHKSRVGRGEPSLAPAEESGEAEPAPAGEARIVERRTITVKPMSVEEAVMQMERLHTDFLVFRNSSSDSINVLYRRAGQDLGLITPES from the coding sequence ATGAAGATCGAGTACATCGCGCGCAAGGTGGATCTGGGGGACGACGCTCGTCAGCTTGCCGAGAAGAAGCTGGCCAAGATCAAGAAGTACTTCAACGACATCCTGGACATCCGGCTGGAGGTCGAGCAGGAGCGACACCTCTTCGTGGCGGACCTCCTGGTCCGCGGCAAGGACTTCGACGTCAAGTCGACCAGTCAGAACAAGGACCTCACCACCGCCATCCAGGACGCCATCGACAAGCTCGAGATCCAGGCCCGGCGCGCCAAGACTCGCCTCAAGGACCACAAGAGCCGCGTCGGCCGCGGTGAGCCGTCGCTCGCGCCGGCGGAGGAGAGCGGCGAGGCGGAGCCCGCGCCCGCCGGTGAGGCCAGAATCGTCGAGCGCCGCACGATCACCGTTAAACCGATGAGCGTCGAGGAGGCGGTGATGCAGATGGAACGGCTGCACACCGACTTCCTGGTGTTCCGGAACTCGTCCAGCGACTCGATCAACGTCCTCTACCGGCGGGCCGGCCAGGACCTCGGCCTGATCACGCCCGAGTCCTGA
- a CDS encoding HPr family phosphocarrier protein, translating into MTQQQVEITNRLGLHARAAAKLVHTANAFQAQVFVGTGEEEVNAKSILGLLTLAATKGTPLTVRAEGDDEEAAVRAVVALFEDRFGEGE; encoded by the coding sequence ATGACGCAGCAGCAGGTGGAGATCACCAATCGACTCGGGCTCCACGCCCGGGCAGCGGCCAAGCTCGTGCACACAGCGAACGCCTTCCAGGCCCAGGTCTTCGTCGGCACCGGCGAGGAGGAGGTCAACGCCAAGTCGATCCTCGGCCTGCTCACCCTCGCGGCGACCAAGGGCACGCCGCTGACGGTGCGCGCCGAGGGGGACGACGAGGAGGCGGCGGTTCGGGCCGTGGTCGCGCTCTTCGAGGACCGCTTCGGGGAAGGCGAATGA
- the rpoN gene encoding RNA polymerase factor sigma-54, whose amino-acid sequence MALEQKLRLKLAQRLVMTPSLQQAIKLLQLSRLELEETLSQEILANPILDVDEPVEEAVAGDEATAAASVDAHTAEEGGGEPAASAEAEAAPVQGEPAGDEREPGVTDETPLPSEQESYADIDVEAFFSDYLGDSRLEGPSLVSFSRDDELPLENVVSAAPGLADHLLWQLRLVDCPQELVEACEFIIGNLDEDGFLGATDEEIQRATGLGDERIGEALAIVRALDPTGVGARSLQECLMLQVDALAEAASEEAELALLARVRVVLAEHWEELLHQRWEKIAAATSCQVADIRPVLDVIQRLEPKPGRGYSKDRSQYIEPDVYVREKDGEYTITLNDDGLPKLRINSAYARMLDGGVADAQVSDYLREKMRNAVWLMKSIDQRQRTIYKVARSIVSFQREFLEHGIEHLRPMVLRQVAEDIGMHESTISRVVSNKYMYTPRGLFAMKFFFHSGVDSAQGENVSSLVVKERIRKLIDAEDPARPLSDSRIMKLLQREGIRLARRTVAKYREEMFLPSSDKRRKAF is encoded by the coding sequence ATGGCCCTTGAACAGAAGCTCCGGCTCAAGCTCGCTCAGCGTCTCGTGATGACGCCGTCGCTGCAGCAGGCGATCAAGCTGCTGCAGCTGTCGCGCCTCGAGCTCGAGGAGACGCTGTCCCAGGAGATCCTGGCGAACCCGATTCTCGACGTCGACGAGCCGGTCGAGGAGGCGGTCGCGGGCGACGAGGCGACCGCAGCGGCGTCGGTCGACGCCCACACCGCGGAGGAGGGCGGGGGCGAGCCGGCCGCATCAGCGGAGGCCGAGGCGGCACCGGTGCAGGGGGAGCCCGCCGGGGACGAGCGGGAGCCCGGGGTCACCGACGAGACGCCGCTGCCATCGGAGCAGGAGAGCTACGCCGACATCGACGTCGAGGCCTTCTTCTCCGACTACCTTGGTGACAGCCGTCTCGAGGGCCCGTCGCTGGTGTCGTTCAGCCGGGACGACGAGCTGCCGCTGGAGAACGTGGTCTCGGCGGCCCCCGGCCTGGCCGACCATCTCCTCTGGCAGCTCCGGCTGGTCGACTGCCCGCAAGAGCTGGTCGAGGCGTGCGAGTTCATCATCGGCAACCTCGACGAGGACGGGTTCCTCGGCGCGACCGATGAGGAGATCCAGCGGGCGACCGGGCTCGGGGACGAGCGGATCGGTGAGGCGCTCGCCATCGTCCGCGCTCTCGATCCGACCGGGGTCGGGGCGCGCAGCCTTCAGGAGTGCCTGATGCTGCAGGTCGACGCGCTGGCCGAGGCGGCGTCCGAGGAGGCCGAGCTCGCGCTGCTCGCCAGGGTGCGGGTGGTGCTCGCCGAGCACTGGGAGGAGCTGCTCCACCAGCGGTGGGAGAAGATTGCGGCAGCGACGAGCTGCCAGGTTGCCGACATCAGGCCGGTGCTCGACGTGATCCAGCGGCTCGAGCCCAAGCCGGGGCGCGGTTACTCCAAGGACCGCAGCCAGTACATCGAGCCCGACGTCTACGTCCGGGAGAAGGACGGCGAGTACACGATCACCCTCAATGACGACGGCCTGCCGAAGCTGCGCATCAACTCGGCCTATGCGCGGATGCTGGACGGGGGCGTGGCCGACGCTCAGGTCAGCGACTACCTGCGCGAGAAGATGCGGAACGCGGTCTGGCTGATGAAGAGCATCGACCAGCGACAGCGCACCATCTACAAGGTCGCCCGCAGCATCGTCTCCTTCCAACGGGAGTTCCTCGAGCACGGCATCGAGCACCTCCGGCCGATGGTGCTGCGCCAGGTCGCCGAGGACATCGGCATGCACGAGTCGACCATCTCGCGAGTGGTGAGCAACAAGTACATGTACACGCCGCGCGGCCTGTTCGCGATGAAGTTCTTCTTCCACTCGGGAGTGGACTCGGCGCAGGGCGAGAACGTGTCGTCGCTGGTCGTCAAGGAGCGAATCCGGAAGTTGATCGACGCCGAGGACCCGGCGCGCCCCCTGTCCGACTCGAGAATCATGAAGCTGCTGCAGCGGGAGGGCATACGGCTCGCGCGTCGAACTGTTGCCAAGTATCGTGAGGAGATGTTTCTGCCATCATCCGACAAGCGAAGGAAGGCGTTCTGA